The following coding sequences are from one Fibrobacterota bacterium window:
- a CDS encoding MFS transporter, protein METVIAPAPGRKTEVPFTPPQRLMLTLLCSSICMVVLDFSIVNVALPSIQTALGFSQAGVQWLFTGYGLVFGGFQLLGGRLSDLYGRKLMFLSGIALFVLASFLGGLAGSPAMLVAMRCLQGLGAALLAPSALALLMGVFPEGPARNRAFGIWGTVAAAGYSIGVVLGGILVAWLGWRWILFVNVPLGAVILGAAWRLLPDPRAEGPRPRLDVLGSVLVTAGLMALVYALARAPEVGWRNNATWRTGLAALILLGAFLIVEMRTAEPLMPLRIFRLPGIAAANLVCTFLSAAMVAMNLVLTLHLQRVLGLTPILTGLALLPHGLAATYAGPWGGRLAGRLGPKRVLVGGIALGLCGLLILAAFLSTRNTYWYQIFPATVLLSFGIMPAFVCLTLLATAGAQPQDHGLVSGIVNTTGQLGGALGLAVLVAVAAGRTAAAHVAGLPETETLIAGYRAALATGAGFIAVSLLIGMIGLKGRSED, encoded by the coding sequence ATGGAAACCGTAATCGCTCCCGCCCCGGGCCGGAAAACCGAAGTCCCGTTCACCCCTCCGCAACGGCTGATGCTGACGCTTTTGTGCAGCTCCATCTGCATGGTGGTCCTCGACTTCTCCATCGTGAACGTCGCCCTCCCCTCCATCCAGACGGCCTTGGGATTCAGCCAAGCGGGCGTGCAATGGCTGTTCACCGGCTACGGACTCGTGTTCGGCGGATTCCAATTGCTAGGCGGGCGTTTATCCGATCTCTATGGGCGCAAACTCATGTTCCTATCCGGCATCGCCCTTTTCGTACTGGCGTCCTTCTTGGGCGGTTTGGCCGGCAGCCCGGCCATGCTGGTGGCCATGCGCTGCCTACAAGGCTTGGGCGCGGCCCTACTGGCCCCTTCGGCCCTGGCCTTGCTGATGGGCGTGTTCCCGGAGGGCCCCGCCCGCAATCGAGCCTTCGGCATCTGGGGCACGGTCGCCGCCGCCGGCTATTCCATCGGCGTGGTGCTGGGCGGTATCCTGGTGGCTTGGCTCGGTTGGCGATGGATCTTGTTCGTCAACGTGCCCTTGGGCGCGGTGATCCTTGGCGCGGCCTGGCGCTTGCTTCCCGATCCCCGCGCCGAAGGCCCACGGCCCCGCCTCGACGTGCTAGGTAGCGTGCTGGTTACGGCGGGTCTGATGGCGCTGGTGTACGCCTTGGCCCGGGCCCCCGAGGTCGGTTGGCGTAATAACGCCACCTGGCGCACCGGCCTGGCCGCCCTGATCCTTCTCGGCGCCTTCCTGATCGTCGAGATGCGCACCGCCGAACCCCTGATGCCTTTGCGCATCTTCCGTTTGCCGGGCATCGCCGCCGCCAATCTGGTCTGCACCTTCCTGAGCGCCGCCATGGTGGCCATGAACCTGGTCCTGACCCTGCATCTGCAACGCGTGCTCGGCCTAACGCCCATCCTCACCGGACTGGCCCTGCTCCCGCACGGATTGGCCGCGACCTATGCGGGCCCCTGGGGAGGCCGTCTGGCGGGGCGCTTGGGCCCCAAACGGGTCTTGGTGGGCGGCATCGCGCTCGGGTTGTGCGGGCTGCTCATATTGGCCGCGTTCCTGTCCACGCGCAACACCTATTGGTACCAAATCTTTCCGGCCACCGTGCTTCTCTCTTTCGGGATCATGCCCGCCTTCGTATGCCTGACCCTTTTGGCGACTGCGGGCGCGCAGCCCCAGGACCACGGGCTCGTTTCCGGCATCGTGAATACCACCGGCCAATTGGGAGGGGCGCTGGGCCTGGCCGTGCTGGTGGCCGTCGCCGCGGGCCGCACCGCCGCCGCGCACGTCGCCGGCCTGCCCGAAACCGAAACGCTCATCGCCGGCTACCGCGCGGCGCTCGCGACCGGGGCCGGCTTCATCGCGGTCTCGTTGCTGATCGGGATGATCGGGCTAAAGGGCAGGTCGGAGGATTAG
- a CDS encoding putative addiction module antidote protein, with product MGGRSSPSSLGGRSGDKPKISKGKKDIGRITKKERPARAAYETYLHPALRDDPDRALGYLTECFNDEYEETFLVALKDVVLAHGGMAKISMASGLNRESLYKALSRGGNPGVDTLRKILAALKVKIAFVKA from the coding sequence ATGGGAGGGCGCTCATCCCCCTCATCACTGGGGGGGCGAAGCGGGGACAAGCCCAAGATATCGAAAGGGAAAAAGGATATTGGGCGGATTACCAAAAAAGAACGGCCCGCCCGCGCGGCTTACGAAACCTATCTCCACCCCGCGCTCCGGGATGATCCGGATCGCGCTTTAGGATATCTTACCGAATGCTTCAACGACGAGTACGAGGAAACCTTTCTCGTGGCGCTAAAGGACGTTGTCCTCGCCCATGGAGGGATGGCGAAGATTTCCATGGCTTCCGGCCTCAACCGCGAGAGCCTATACAAGGCGCTCTCCCGCGGAGGCAACCCGGGGGTGGATACCTTGCGGAAGATCCTGGCGGCGTTGAAGGTAAAGATCGCCTTCGTCAAAGCCTAG
- a CDS encoding EamA family transporter, translated as MSWWIYALLSAFFAALTTLFAKGGLKGIDSDLATALRTGFVLVIAWGIVFARGQAAGVTSLSRRTLLFLAASALGTGLSWLCYFRALQAGKAGPVSALDKSSLAMTIILAAVFLGERLTFKTGMGTGLILAGILVLAL; from the coding sequence ATGTCCTGGTGGATCTACGCCCTCCTTTCCGCGTTCTTCGCCGCCCTCACCACCCTCTTCGCCAAAGGCGGCCTCAAGGGGATCGACTCCGATCTCGCCACCGCCCTGCGCACCGGCTTCGTCCTGGTTATCGCATGGGGCATCGTCTTCGCACGAGGCCAGGCGGCCGGGGTAACCTCCCTGTCACGGAGAACCCTGCTCTTCCTCGCGGCGTCGGCGCTCGGGACGGGGTTGTCATGGTTGTGCTATTTCCGGGCCCTGCAAGCGGGCAAAGCCGGTCCGGTGTCCGCCCTGGACAAGTCCAGCCTGGCGATGACGATAATCCTGGCGGCGGTTTTCCTGGGGGAGCGCCTTACCTTCAAAACGGGAATGGGGACGGGCCTCATCCTGGCGGGAATTCTCGTATTGGCGCTATGA